The following are encoded together in the Planococcus antarcticus DSM 14505 genome:
- a CDS encoding NCS2 family permease, with product MKKYFQFEELGTNYRREIIGGLTTFLAMAYILVVNPLTLTLASVPDLPDSMRMDYGAVFMATALAAAIGCLVMGILAKYPIALAPGMGLNAFFAYTVILTYGIPWQTALTGVLFSGLIFILITLTGVRELIINSIPAELKYAVGAGIGLYITFIGLQNADIIVGNPDTLVALGDLSNSSALLAIFGLVVTVIFMVRGVQGGIFFGILIAAVVGMIFGVVNLPSAIIDLNVPSMAPTFGVALEPIFNDFGSLMNIQFLVIVLTFLFVDFFDTAGTLVAVANQAGLMKDNKLPRAGKALMADSIATVSGAIFGTSTTTSYIESTSGVAAGARSGFAAVVTGLLFLVSIFFYPLLEVITSAVTAPALIIVGVLMVSALGKIDWTKFEIAVPAFLTMIAMPLGYSIATGIAIGFIFYPITMLVAGKGKQVHPIMYGLFVIFVLYFIFLT from the coding sequence GTGAAAAAATATTTTCAGTTTGAAGAACTGGGGACAAATTACCGCCGAGAAATTATCGGTGGCTTAACAACATTTTTAGCGATGGCATATATCCTTGTCGTCAATCCATTAACATTAACGTTGGCATCAGTTCCGGATCTTCCAGATTCAATGCGAATGGATTACGGGGCTGTCTTTATGGCCACGGCATTAGCTGCGGCAATCGGGTGTTTAGTGATGGGGATTCTGGCGAAATATCCAATTGCCCTTGCTCCGGGGATGGGTTTGAATGCATTCTTTGCTTACACAGTTATTCTGACTTACGGAATTCCGTGGCAAACGGCATTGACGGGTGTTTTGTTTTCTGGCCTTATTTTTATTCTCATCACATTGACAGGTGTGCGTGAATTAATCATCAACTCGATTCCTGCTGAATTAAAATATGCAGTCGGAGCTGGGATTGGTCTTTACATCACTTTTATCGGATTACAAAATGCCGATATTATCGTCGGCAATCCAGATACCTTGGTTGCACTAGGAGACCTGTCGAACAGTTCAGCGCTACTAGCGATCTTCGGTTTGGTTGTCACTGTTATCTTTATGGTCCGCGGTGTTCAAGGTGGAATCTTTTTCGGGATTTTAATCGCAGCAGTTGTCGGAATGATCTTCGGTGTAGTCAACTTGCCGAGTGCTATTATCGACCTTAACGTTCCGAGCATGGCACCGACTTTCGGTGTAGCACTTGAACCAATCTTTAATGATTTTGGTTCTTTGATGAATATTCAATTCCTCGTTATCGTATTAACATTCCTGTTCGTTGATTTCTTTGATACAGCTGGAACATTAGTGGCTGTTGCCAATCAGGCAGGCTTGATGAAAGACAACAAACTTCCAAGAGCAGGCAAAGCGCTCATGGCAGATTCGATTGCTACAGTAAGCGGAGCAATCTTTGGAACATCGACGACCACCTCCTATATTGAATCAACTTCAGGAGTTGCGGCGGGAGCACGATCCGGATTTGCAGCTGTCGTCACCGGGCTATTGTTTCTTGTCTCGATCTTCTTTTATCCGCTGCTTGAAGTAATCACCAGTGCTGTAACGGCACCAGCTTTGATTATTGTCGGTGTCTTGATGGTTTCAGCCCTTGGGAAAATAGACTGGACGAAATTTGAAATCGCAGTGCCAGCATTCCTGACGATGATTGCCATGCCACTCGGCTACAGTATTGCAACAGGAATTGCGATTGGATTTATTTTCTATCCAATTACGATGCTCGTAGCAGGAAAAGGCAAGCAGGTGCATCCAATCATGTATGGATTGTTTGTGATTTTCGTTCTTTACTTCATTTTCCTAACGTAA
- the guaA gene encoding glutamine-hydrolyzing GMP synthase, which yields MLKEQKKIVVLDFGSQYNQLITRRIREIGVYSELHPHTVTAEEIKDMNATGIIFSGGPNSVYDKDAFSIDDAIFEMGLPILGICYGMQLMALHLKGNVEKAQNREYGKAELKLIKESKIFKDLPEEQIVWMSHGDLVTAAPPGFDVIGTSSGCPIASMADESRGFYGVQFHPEVRHSIYGNDLLRKFVYDVCGMTDDWSMENYIELEIEKIREEVGDKKVLCALSGGVDSSVVAVLIHRAIGDQLTCMFVDHGLLRKGEAESVMKTFADGFNMNVIKIDARDRFMSKLEGVTDPEKKRKIIGNEFIYVFDDEASKLEGMDFLAQGTLYTDIIESGTTTAQTIKSHHNVGGLPDDMQFKLIEPLNTLFKDEVRVLGAELGMPDEIVWRQPFPGPGLGIRIMGAVTEEKLEIVRESDWILRDEISKAGLDRDIWQYFTVLPDLRSVGVMGDARTYDYAIGIRAVTSIDGMTSDWARIPWEVLEKISVRLVNEVDHINRVLYDITSKPPATIEWE from the coding sequence ATGTTGAAAGAACAGAAAAAAATCGTCGTTTTGGATTTTGGAAGTCAATACAATCAGTTGATCACTCGCCGCATTCGTGAAATTGGCGTTTACAGTGAGCTTCATCCGCATACAGTTACTGCTGAAGAAATTAAGGATATGAATGCGACAGGAATCATTTTCTCAGGCGGTCCGAATTCTGTTTACGACAAAGACGCTTTTTCCATTGATGATGCGATTTTTGAAATGGGTTTGCCGATTTTAGGGATTTGCTACGGTATGCAGTTGATGGCCTTACACTTAAAAGGAAATGTAGAAAAAGCTCAAAACCGTGAGTACGGTAAAGCAGAATTAAAGCTGATCAAAGAAAGTAAGATTTTCAAAGATCTTCCTGAAGAGCAGATTGTCTGGATGAGCCATGGCGACTTGGTTACTGCAGCCCCTCCTGGATTTGACGTTATTGGAACCAGCTCGGGCTGTCCGATTGCTTCAATGGCTGACGAAAGCCGCGGGTTCTACGGCGTTCAATTCCACCCGGAAGTGCGCCATTCGATTTACGGGAACGATCTACTGCGCAAATTCGTCTATGACGTTTGCGGCATGACAGATGACTGGTCGATGGAAAATTACATTGAATTAGAAATCGAAAAAATCCGTGAAGAAGTCGGCGACAAAAAAGTTCTCTGTGCACTTAGCGGCGGAGTGGATTCATCAGTAGTTGCTGTTTTGATTCACAGAGCGATTGGGGATCAATTGACGTGTATGTTCGTCGATCACGGCCTTCTCCGTAAAGGGGAGGCAGAAAGCGTGATGAAGACTTTTGCTGACGGATTCAATATGAATGTCATCAAAATCGACGCGCGCGACCGCTTCATGAGTAAACTCGAAGGTGTTACAGATCCAGAGAAGAAACGCAAAATCATCGGCAATGAATTTATCTATGTGTTTGATGATGAGGCTTCAAAACTGGAAGGTATGGACTTCCTTGCACAAGGAACGCTTTATACCGACATCATCGAAAGTGGAACAACAACTGCACAAACCATCAAATCACACCACAATGTGGGTGGATTGCCGGATGATATGCAGTTTAAATTGATCGAGCCATTGAATACATTGTTCAAAGACGAAGTGCGCGTGCTTGGAGCCGAGCTTGGCATGCCGGACGAAATCGTTTGGCGTCAGCCTTTCCCAGGTCCAGGTCTTGGTATCCGTATTATGGGAGCTGTCACGGAAGAGAAATTGGAAATCGTCCGTGAGTCTGACTGGATCCTGCGTGATGAAATTAGCAAAGCCGGTCTTGATCGTGACATTTGGCAATACTTCACTGTCTTGCCGGATCTCCGTAGTGTAGGGGTTATGGGCGACGCCCGTACTTATGATTATGCAATCGGCATCCGTGCAGTTACCTCAATCGACGGCATGACTTCTGATTGGGCCCGCATCCCTTGGGAAGTACTGGAGAAAATCAGCGTCCGCTTAGTCAATGAAGTAGACCACATTAACCGTGTACTGTATGACATTACGAGCAAGCCGCCTGCTACGATTGAGTGGGAATAG